The Oceanicaulis alexandrii DSM 11625 DNA segment GAGAATCTTGAGACCTATGGCGGCATCCACAATTCCCAGCGCGTGCTGCTCGCGCTAACGCAAGCCGGCGCCTCGCGCGAGGATTCCTATCGCCTCGTTCAGCGCAACGGGATGAAAACCTGGGATGAGGGCGGCAAGCTGGTCGAACACCTGAAAGCCGATGAGGGCGTCACGGCGTTGCTCTCAGACGCTCAGATCGAAGCCTGCTTTGACGAAGACTATCACTTCAAGCATGTGGACATGATCTTTGATCGTGTCTTTGGCGCGCACTGATTGCGCTCGCTGTGTTGTGAATGATCACTTCAAAGACCGCGCCTATGATGGCGCGGTCTTTTTCGTTCAGGAGATAAAATGGGACTGCGCCTATTTGCAGCTTTTTGTTTCTGGCTGCTCACCTCATCTGCACTCGCTCAGGCCCCGAGCGACGAGCCGCGTCTGGTGGCGGCGCTGTTTCGCTCCAACTGGTGCGGGCCCTGCAAGGTACTGGAGCCGCGCTATGAGGCGGTGATGGCTGATTACGCGGAAGCGCCGCTGGAACGCGTGCGCTTTGACAGCTCTTTCGGTCGGCGCGGCGCACTGGCGCGGCGGGCGCGTCAGGAAGGCGTCAGCGCGGTCTACGAGGCGACAGCCGGGGCGACCGGCTTTGTCCTTTTGATCGACCGCGACACGGGGGATGTTCTGGCGCGCATCAGCATGGCGTATTCAGACGCAGACATTCGCGGCGCACTGGATCACGCCCTGCAGGTAATCGCCGACCGCGAGGCGTTCGGACTGTAAGCCGGACATGAAAACGGCGGCGCAGGATCTGCGCCGCCGTCACTCATTTCAGATCAGAGCCAGACCGGTTAGCCCTTGAGAACCTGTTCGCGGGCCTCTTCGAGCAGCTGCTCCATCTTGTGACGAATCTGGTGATCGGTCTGCTCGATGCCGCGGGCGTCGAAATCGCCGCGCACCTTGCGGAAAACGTCTTCATCACCGGCTTCTTCGAAATCGGCTTTGACGACTTCCTTGCCATAGGCTTCGGCGTCATCGCCGGTCAGGCCCATCAGCTCGGCGGCCCACAAACCCAGGAGCTTGTTGCGGCGCGCAACCGCTTTGAACTCGAGCTCCTGATCGTGAGCGAATTTGTTTTCGAACGCGTTTTCGCGATCATCAAAACCTGACATGGCGGTGGTCCTTCAACCCCAGACATCAAAACTGCTGCCTGAAGAGTTAGCCGTAGCAGCGCCGATTATCAATCGCGTAAGCCTGAGCGGAAACAGGCTTCAGCACAGATATTGATGTAAGCGCGCCCCTCGCGTATGAAGGCGCCACGATAGCGGCCCGCGGCGACGGGCCGTTTCGCGTTTCTCATGGCATGGCCCAGGCGCGACGTCTCTGTTCCCAGCGACATCAAAGCGGGCTCACGCCCCACTCGCGCGCCGCTAAAGCGCGCCCAAGCCGGAGCGAGGCCACGATGTCCCGCCGCAAGATGCTGTACGAAGGCAAAGCCAAAATCCTCTACGAGGGTCCCGAGCCGGGCACCGTCGTGGCCTATTTCAAGGATGACGCCACCGCCTTCAACGCCCAGAAAAAAGCCGTGCTCGAAGGCAAGGGCGTGCTCAACAACCGGATCTCCGAATACATCATGGAGCATCTGGGCCGGATGGGCATCCCCACCCACTTCATCAAGCGCTTGAACATGCGTGAGCAATTGCTCCGCGAAGTCGAGATCATCCCGCTGGAAGTGGTGGTGCGCAATGTGGCCGCCGGCTCGATCGCCAAACGCTTCGGCCTGACCGAAGGCGATGCGCTGCCGCGCTCCATCGTCGAGTTCTATTACAAGAACGACGCGCTGGAAGATCCGATGGTCGCCGAGGAACATGTCACCGCGTTCAACTGGGCCACCACCCAGGACATGGACGAGATGATCGCCATGGCGCTGCGGGTGAACGATTTCATGTCGGGCATGTTCGCAGCCGTCGGCATCCGTCTTGTGGACTTCAAGCTCGAATTTGGCCGCGTCTACGACCAGAACGACATGCCGCGAGTGATTCTCGCCGACGAGATCAGCCCGGACAGCTGCCGTCTGTGGGACGCCAACACCAATGAGAAGCTCGACAAGGACCGGTTCCGCCGCGATCTGGGCAATGTGACCGAAGCCTATGCCGAAGTCGCCCGCCGTCTGGGCATCATGAAAGAAAACGGTTCCGTCACCGAAGAGGGGTCTCCGGAATGAAAGCGCGCATTCACGTCTATCTCAAACCCGGCGTTCTGGACCCGCAAGGCCAGGCTGTCTCCAACTCGCTGAACCATCTGGGGTTTGACGAAGTTACGGGCGTGCGTCAGGGCAAGCTGATCGAGATTGATCTCAACACCGCCGACGCCGAGGAAGCCCAGAGCCGCGTCTCTGAGATGTGCGACAAGCTGCTCGCCAACCCCGTCATCGAAAATTACGACATCGAGCTGAGCGCTTAGGCGCTGGCGAGCAAGAAGCGGATCTGACATGAAAACCGCCGTCATCGTCTTCCCCGGCTCGAACTGTGACCGCGACGCGGCCACGGCCATCGAAGCCGTCACCGGCCACGCGCCGGCCATGGTCTGGCATGAAGAGACCGAACTGCCTGAGGGGCTCGACTTCGTCATGGTCCCCGGCGGTTTCTCTTATGGCGACTATCTGCGCTCGGGCGCAGTGGCCGCACGCTCGCCGATCGTCAATGACCTGAAGAAGAAAGCCGAAGCGGGCGTGCCCATGCTGGGCGTGTGCAACGGCTTTCAGATCCTGACCGAGGCCGGGCTGCTGGACGGCACGCTGATGCGCAACGCGTCTTTGCACTTCGTCTGCGAGAAAGCGCCCCTGCTCGTTGAGACGGCGAACACCCGCTTCACCCGCGGCTATGCTGATCGCAAGGAGATCGTCATCCCGGTCGCCCACCATGACGGCAATTATTTCGCCGACGAGGCGACGCTCGACCGGATCGAGGGCGAAGGCCAGGTGGTCTTCCGCTACGCCAACAATCCCAACGGCTCCGCCCGCGACATCGCCGGCGTCACCAATGCGGCGGGCAATGTGCTGGGCATGATGCCCCACCCGGAACGCGCGGTGGACGCCGATCATGGCGGAACCGATGGACTGGCCCTGTTTGAAAGCGTGCTGGGGAAACTGTCATGAGCGAAGCTGTGAACCCGCGTTACGCCGAGGGAATCACCGAAGAGATCGCCCTCGATCACGTCACCGCTGACGAATACGAGATCATCCTGAAAGAGCTCGGCCGCGCGCCGAACCTTGTGGAGCTGGGCATTTTCTCGGTGATGTGGTCCGAGCACTGCTCGTACAAATCCTCGCGCCTGCACCTGTCCAAATTCCCCACGTCTGGCGACAAGGTGATCTATGGTCCGGGCGAGAACGCCGGCGTCATCGACATTGGCGACGGCCAGGCGGCCATCTTCAAGATGGAGAGCCACAACCACCCCAGCTATATCGAGCCCTATCAGGGCGCGGCCACGGGCGTGGGCGGCATTCTGCGCGATGTCTTCACCATGGGCGCCCGCCCGGTGGCGCTGATGAACGCGCTGCGCTTTGGCGATCCCAAGCACCCCAAGACCCGTCAACTGGTCGCTGGCGTCACCGCCGGCATTGGCGGCTACGGCAATTGCGTGGGCGTGCCCACGGTGGGCGGCGAGACCAATTTCGACAAGGGCTATAACGGCAACATCCTGGTGAACGCCATGGCTGTGGGCCTGGCCGATGCCGACAAGATCTTCACCGCCGCCGCCCGTGAGCCTGAATTCCCTGTGCTCTATGTGGGCGCGAAAACCGGCCGCGACGGCATTCACGGCGCCACCATGGCGTCGGCGGAATTCGGCGAAGGCTCTGAAGAGAACCGCCCGACCGTTCAGGTCGGCGACCCCTTCACCGAGAAGAAGCTGATCGAGGCCTGCCTTGAGCTGATGAGCGAAGACGCGATCAGCTCGATCCAGGACATGGGCGCGGCTGGCCTGACGTCTTCGTCTGTGGAGATGGCGTCTTCGGGCGGCCTCGGGATCGAGCTTGATCTTGATCACGTGCCCCAGCGCGAAGAGAACATGACCGCCTATGAGATGATGCTGTCAGAATCCCAGGAGCGGATGCTGATCATCATCAAGCCCGGCCGTGAACACGTCGCCGAGCGCATTTTCCGCAAATGGGATCTGGATGTGGCGACCATCGGCAAGACCGCGCCCCATGGCCGTCTTGTGCTGCGTCACAAAGGCGAGGTCGTCTGCGACCTGCCGCTCGATCCCATTGGCGAGAACGCGCCGAAATACGACCGCCCCTGGTTCCCCGCCGAGGCGCGCGGCTCCATCGACCCGGCTGACCTGCACCAGCCTGAACATCTGGGCGAAGTGCTGGCGAGCCTGATGGGCAGCCCGGACATGGCGTCCAAACGCTGGATCTGGCGTCAGTATGACCGCCACGTCATGGCCGACACCGCCGCCAGCTCCGAAGACGCATCCGACGCCGCCATCGTGCGCGTGCACGGCACGCAAAAGGCGCTGGCGATCACCACTGACTGCACCCCGCGCTATTGCTTCGCCGACCCGTTCGAAGGTGGCAAGCAGGCGGTGGCCGAAGCCTGGCGCAACCTCACCGCCGTCGGCGCTGATCCCATCGCCATCACGGACTGCCTGAACTTCGGCAATCCCGAGCGTCCTGAAATCATGGGTCAGTTCGTGGGCTGCGTGGAAGGCATGGCCGAGGCGTGCAAGGCCCTCGACTTCCCCGTCGTGTCCGGCAATGTCTCGCTCTATAACGAGACCGACGGCGTCGCCATTCCGCCGACCCCGGCGGTAGGCGCTGTGGGCCTGATTCCCGACATCGCCCAGCGCATGGGCTATGGCGGTCTGAAAGAAGGCCAGGTGCTGCTGCTGGTGGGCGAAACCCGCGGCGAGCTTGGCGCGTCGATCTATCTGCGCGAGATCGAGAACCAGGAAAAAGGCGCGTCCCCGCGCGTCGATCTGGCCGTTGAAAAGCGCAATGGCGACTTTGTCCGTCAGACGATCCGCGCCGGCCACGCCAAGGCCGTCCACGACCTGTCAGACGGCGGCCTGGCCTGCGCCGCCGCCGATATGGCGATGGCGGCGGGCGTCGGGATCAAGCTCGCCTATACGGGCGGCCTGCCGGTCTTCGCCTGGATGTTCGGTGAGGATCAGGGCCGTTATCTGATCGCCGCCGACGCCGCGGACGCCGAGACCATTCGCGCGAACGCCAAGACCGCAAACGTGCCGGTTGAAGTCGTGGGCCTCGCAGGCGGACGCTTCATCTCCATCAATGGCGGCCATGCGGTGGATCTGATCCGCCTCAAACAGGCCCATGAAGGCTTCATGCCCGCCCTGATGGAGGGCGAGCCTGAGGCGCGCGTCGCCGAGTAAGACAGGCGACAGAGCACACAAAAAAGGCCGGAGCCAATGCTCCGGCCTTTTTCATTTGAATGGGTCAGCGACTTAGCTGTGGCACTGGGCCAGAGCAGAATTGTGCGTGACCGCCTCTTCACCGGCGCCCAGTTCAGCGGCGCGCGCGAAATCAGCAGCGGCGGCGGCGTGATCGCCCGCCAGCCAGAAGGCGCCGCCGCGATTGGTGTACGCTTCCCAGCCTTCGGGATTGCGTTCGATGGCGTTGGCGCAGGCGTCCGCCGTGCCGGCATCGCCTTCATTGGCGAGCGCAGCGCACAGATTGACGGCGGCGGCGTTCTTGTTGCGGTTGGAGGTGCCGGACTCCAGCGCCTCGGAGGCGAAGTGAGCGGCGTTGCGCCAGTCGCCCTGATCGATGCGGCGCGCAGACTGGCGCACGTCAGAGTTCGGACCGGACATGCCGGCGAACATCGGCTCGGACGGACAGTCCTGGGCCTGAGCGGAACCGAAAGCGGCGATTGCGAGTGCTGCGCCAGCGAAAACAGTACGAAGTGCGGTGGACATATCCATCTCCCTGATGAAACCCGAGCATGCCTATACGCCCGCGTTTGTGGCGTATAGATAGGGACCTCACCGCACTTTGAAAAGTAAACACTGTTTATTTTTGTTATGATTTAATGACGCGCCGCAAATATTGCGGCGCGTCAATCACTTGGCTTTTCGCTAGGGTTGGCCTGCCTCGCCCAGAACAGACCCAAGGTCCGCATCAATGCGCTCGGCCAGCTCGATCGCCACGCTCACCGCCCCCAGGAAGAACTCGGAATTGATGGTCTCGAACTCGTCTGTGGTCTGGTGGTAATGCTCGTGATCCTCCACCCCGAGATAGAGAAACGGGATGCCGGCGGCGTGGAACGCGCCCTGGTCTGACAACAGCGTCCAGTCATTGCGCGGATCGCCGTCAGGCTGGTCATAGCCCGCCGCCAGCGTTATCGACGCGTCTTGCGCCACCGCTTCGACGATGGGATGCAGGGCCGGCGTGTGATACGGGCCCGCCGCCCAGATATCATTGTCCGGGCTATAGCCCAGCATGTCGAAATTGAGATTGAAGACGACCGGCGCTGCGCCTTCGACCGGGTTGGCGACCACTTCGCGGGCCCCGCGCAATCCGCCCTCCTCTGCGTCGAACGCCATGATCAGGATGTCATGCTCGGGCGGATTGGCGATGAAATGCTCCGCCGCCGCCAGCAGCGCCGCCACGCCAGACGCGTTGTCGTCGGCGCCGTTGAAAATCTCGCCCTCTTCGGTCTGTCCCACATGGTCATAATGCGCGGTCACAGCGATAGCGCGGCTGCGATCACGGCCAGGAATGACGCCGATGACGTTCACGGCGTTGATGGTTTCGCGCGGCGAATTCTCATCGCGAAAATCTATGGCGCGCTCAAAGCTGAAGGGCTGCTCATAGCTGTCGCCCACCGGCTGGACGCCGATCTCGGTCAGGCGGTCGATGATATAGGCGCGCGCCCGTGCATTGCCTTCGCTCTCGACCAGCCGGCCTTTCATCTCATCTGAACTGATGACGCACAGATCCGCCCAGGGCTGGGGCTCCAGCCCCGCACAATCTGAAGCGGCGGGAGCGGCCAGAGCGGTAGTCAGAAGCAATGCGGACAGCAACATGGGCAGGTCTCCGTAATATCCCTGTGAAAGTCAGGGTTCCGGGCACGCCCGGTGTGATGGTATGGCTCAGACTAGCACTGCGCAGGAGAGACGCCATGCCCATGAATGCGGAAGACATTGTCAGTCTCATCAAGGAAGGCGTTCCCGGCGCCGAGGTCGAGATCACCGATCTCGCCGGCGATGGCGACCATTACAAGGCTGTGGTGGTTTCACCGGCTTTCGCCGGCCTGCCCCGCGTGCGGCAGCACCAGATGGTGTATGCCGCGCTGAAAGGCCGGATGGGCGGCGAACTGCATGCCCTGGCGCTGGAAACCCGTGCGCCGGACTAGCGCGCCTGTCAGCAATTGAAACTCGCCGCTCCGCCCCCCATCTTGGGGCCAAGACGAACCATAAGGAATCCTCTCCATGTCCGACGCCGAGACCCAGGAAGCGATCAAGAAAGCCGTCACAGACAATGACGTGGTCCTGTTCATGAAGGGCACTCCCACCTTCCCGCAATGCGGGTTCTCGTCGGTGGTGGCCCGCGTGCTTGATCATGTGGGCGTGGAATACGCCGCAGTGAACGTGCTGGAAGACCACGCCGTGCGCGAAGGCATCAAGGCGTATTCAGACTGGCCGACCATCCCCCAGCTTTACGTGAAGGGCGAATTTGTCGGCGGCTGCGACATCATCAAGGAGATGTTTGAAGCCGGCGAGCTGCAACAGCTGATGAAAGACAAGGGCCTGGTGGAGGCGTAAGCCCCTGCCCGCCGCACCTGACCGAGAAAACCCGCCTCCCTCTGGAGGCGGGTTTTCAAGTGATACGGTCAAAGAAAAAGCCCGCTGCGATGCAGCGGGCTTTTCTGTCTCGTCGTCCCCGAAAAATTACGAGGAGTAGAATTCGACGACCAGGTTCGGTTCCATCTTCACCGGGTACGGCACTTCGTTGAAGTCCGGCTTGCGGGTGTAGGTGGCTTTCATGCCCTTGGCGTCGAGATCAAGGTAATCCGGCACGTCACGTTCCGGGCTGCCCAGTGCTTCAAGCACCAGCGCCATGGAGCGGGACTTTTCGCGCACTTCAACCACATCGCCCGGCTTGACCATGTAGGAAGCGATGTTCACGCGCTTGCCGTTCACACGGACATGGCCGTGGTTGACGAACTGGCGCGCTGCGAAGACGGTCGGCACGAACTTGGCGCGATACACGATCGCGTCCAGACGGCTTTCCAGCAGACCGATCAGGTTTTCGGCGGTGTTGCCGCGCAGGCGCTGCGCTTCAGTGTAGATGCGCTTGAACTGCTTCTCGGTGATGTTGCCGTAATAGCCTTTGAGCTTTTGCTTGGCGCGCAGCTGCAGACCGAAGTCAGACAGCTTGCCGGCGCGGCGCTGGCCGTGTTGACCCGGGCCGTAGGAGCGTTTGTTCACCGGGGACTTGGCGCGGCCCCAGATGTTTTCGCCCATGCGGCGATCAATTTTGTATTTCTGTGAATGACGCTTCGACATAGTCTTTCCTTCTCGACGCGGCCCGGCTCTGATCCCTCAGCCAGAGCAATTGAAACGGCGGTCCACGCGTCGTCCGTTGCCATGAAAACAAAGCTCGTCCGGCAAGCCGGCGAGCGAGGGAAGCGCGGGTTATGAGCAAACCCCGGGGCGGAGTCAATATTCGCGCTGTCTCGCGGACTGTCTCCAAAGGGTGAACAGCGCGCTGGCGGCGCTCAAACCGCCGATCATCAACGCTTTCACGGCGGCAAGCGGCGCGCTGACAGCGCCCAGCGCATCCAGATCCAGCACGCAGCGCGCGCCCTCATAGCCATACCGCCCCAGCTGCGGGTCATAGACCGCACACCCTGAAAACACCGACGCCTGAAACAAGCCCTGAGCCAACGCGCCCGACAGCCCCAGCACGACCAAAGCCATCGCCAACCCGGATGTGCGGCAACACAGCGCCGTCGCCACCCCCAGAAATGCCGCCAGCATGTGAAGGTCGCCAAAGCCCGACGCATATCCCTGAAGCCCCAGCAGCAAGGCGCTGAGCGTGAAGACCGGCAGGATGAAGGCCGGCGCCTGCGCCAGCGGCGGCAAAGCGCGCCAGTTCAGCTCCCACCGCGCCAGAATCACGACCAGCAGCCCTAATGAGATCAGACGCCAGCCTGGACCAGGCAATATCTCCGAAGCTCCGCCATCTGCGGAAAACGTCGCAATCGTGGCCCATAAGCGCTCAGCAAAACCCGGCCCGAGCACGGGGGTCATCTCGCTGGGCCCCGAACTGAACACGGCATAGACAACCCATCCCGTCGCGATCAGCAGCGCGAGGCTCAGCGCGAACACACGCAAGACCAGC contains these protein-coding regions:
- a CDS encoding DUF1476 domain-containing protein, with protein sequence MSGFDDRENAFENKFAHDQELEFKAVARRNKLLGLWAAELMGLTGDDAEAYGKEVVKADFEEAGDEDVFRKVRGDFDARGIEQTDHQIRHKMEQLLEEAREQVLKG
- a CDS encoding M20/M25/M40 family metallo-hydrolase — translated: MLLSALLLTTALAAPAASDCAGLEPQPWADLCVISSDEMKGRLVESEGNARARAYIIDRLTEIGVQPVGDSYEQPFSFERAIDFRDENSPRETINAVNVIGVIPGRDRSRAIAVTAHYDHVGQTEEGEIFNGADDNASGVAALLAAAEHFIANPPEHDILIMAFDAEEGGLRGAREVVANPVEGAAPVVFNLNFDMLGYSPDNDIWAAGPYHTPALHPIVEAVAQDASITLAAGYDQPDGDPRNDWTLLSDQGAFHAAGIPFLYLGVEDHEHYHQTTDEFETINSEFFLGAVSVAIELAERIDADLGSVLGEAGQP
- a CDS encoding BolA family protein, which translates into the protein MPMNAEDIVSLIKEGVPGAEVEITDLAGDGDHYKAVVVSPAFAGLPRVRQHQMVYAALKGRMGGELHALALETRAPD
- the purL gene encoding phosphoribosylformylglycinamidine synthase subunit PurL, with the translated sequence MSEAVNPRYAEGITEEIALDHVTADEYEIILKELGRAPNLVELGIFSVMWSEHCSYKSSRLHLSKFPTSGDKVIYGPGENAGVIDIGDGQAAIFKMESHNHPSYIEPYQGAATGVGGILRDVFTMGARPVALMNALRFGDPKHPKTRQLVAGVTAGIGGYGNCVGVPTVGGETNFDKGYNGNILVNAMAVGLADADKIFTAAAREPEFPVLYVGAKTGRDGIHGATMASAEFGEGSEENRPTVQVGDPFTEKKLIEACLELMSEDAISSIQDMGAAGLTSSSVEMASSGGLGIELDLDHVPQREENMTAYEMMLSESQERMLIIIKPGREHVAERIFRKWDLDVATIGKTAPHGRLVLRHKGEVVCDLPLDPIGENAPKYDRPWFPAEARGSIDPADLHQPEHLGEVLASLMGSPDMASKRWIWRQYDRHVMADTAASSEDASDAAIVRVHGTQKALAITTDCTPRYCFADPFEGGKQAVAEAWRNLTAVGADPIAITDCLNFGNPERPEIMGQFVGCVEGMAEACKALDFPVVSGNVSLYNETDGVAIPPTPAVGAVGLIPDIAQRMGYGGLKEGQVLLLVGETRGELGASIYLREIENQEKGASPRVDLAVEKRNGDFVRQTIRAGHAKAVHDLSDGGLACAAADMAMAAGVGIKLAYTGGLPVFAWMFGEDQGRYLIAADAADAETIRANAKTANVPVEVVGLAGGRFISINGGHAVDLIRLKQAHEGFMPALMEGEPEARVAE
- the purS gene encoding phosphoribosylformylglycinamidine synthase subunit PurS, whose translation is MKARIHVYLKPGVLDPQGQAVSNSLNHLGFDEVTGVRQGKLIEIDLNTADAEEAQSRVSEMCDKLLANPVIENYDIELSA
- the purQ gene encoding phosphoribosylformylglycinamidine synthase subunit PurQ; its protein translation is MKTAVIVFPGSNCDRDAATAIEAVTGHAPAMVWHEETELPEGLDFVMVPGGFSYGDYLRSGAVAARSPIVNDLKKKAEAGVPMLGVCNGFQILTEAGLLDGTLMRNASLHFVCEKAPLLVETANTRFTRGYADRKEIVIPVAHHDGNYFADEATLDRIEGEGQVVFRYANNPNGSARDIAGVTNAAGNVLGMMPHPERAVDADHGGTDGLALFESVLGKLS
- the rpsD gene encoding 30S ribosomal protein S4; its protein translation is MSKRHSQKYKIDRRMGENIWGRAKSPVNKRSYGPGQHGQRRAGKLSDFGLQLRAKQKLKGYYGNITEKQFKRIYTEAQRLRGNTAENLIGLLESRLDAIVYRAKFVPTVFAARQFVNHGHVRVNGKRVNIASYMVKPGDVVEVREKSRSMALVLEALGSPERDVPDYLDLDAKGMKATYTRKPDFNEVPYPVKMEPNLVVEFYSS
- the purC gene encoding phosphoribosylaminoimidazolesuccinocarboxamide synthase, translated to MSRRKMLYEGKAKILYEGPEPGTVVAYFKDDATAFNAQKKAVLEGKGVLNNRISEYIMEHLGRMGIPTHFIKRLNMREQLLREVEIIPLEVVVRNVAAGSIAKRFGLTEGDALPRSIVEFYYKNDALEDPMVAEEHVTAFNWATTQDMDEMIAMALRVNDFMSGMFAAVGIRLVDFKLEFGRVYDQNDMPRVILADEISPDSCRLWDANTNEKLDKDRFRRDLGNVTEAYAEVARRLGIMKENGSVTEEGSPE
- the grxD gene encoding Grx4 family monothiol glutaredoxin; the protein is MSDAETQEAIKKAVTDNDVVLFMKGTPTFPQCGFSSVVARVLDHVGVEYAAVNVLEDHAVREGIKAYSDWPTIPQLYVKGEFVGGCDIIKEMFEAGELQQLMKDKGLVEA
- a CDS encoding thioredoxin domain-containing protein, yielding MGLRLFAAFCFWLLTSSALAQAPSDEPRLVAALFRSNWCGPCKVLEPRYEAVMADYAEAPLERVRFDSSFGRRGALARRARQEGVSAVYEATAGATGFVLLIDRDTGDVLARISMAYSDADIRGALDHALQVIADREAFGL